The following are from one region of the Silene latifolia isolate original U9 population chromosome 9, ASM4854445v1, whole genome shotgun sequence genome:
- the LOC141602610 gene encoding uncharacterized protein LOC141602610, which translates to MTNDTNTDSSQSSKPAFHPAYSVSNVKNFVPITLETENVHYASWAELFLNTARAFDVADHIAPPTGAILKKDAQWDRLDAIVKQWIYSTISLDLLHTILEPGASAQQAWDPIKDIFNDNKNSRAVMLEQQFTNIHMDNYPNVSSYCQALKMIADQLSNVGAPVSETRLVLQLVTHLSDGYDGIATIIQQSDPLPPFYKARSMLTLEETRRAKAAAPSSDTAILSSHGDSGSESGNRSSSNQGKGSSNSHNSNNNSKGKNKGNNNRGYYKGKHGGGGNQNGYNKSSSRHGQQQQNTGAPSWTWVPLSPWQPQQQQGWGPPPCPYPTTGWSSQGNSKGILGPKPQQAFVAQPGNIGTTPGAFVPTDIAAAMQTLTLQQPDDNYYMDTGASSHMTSHAGSQDGDADYEKP; encoded by the exons ATGACAAACGACACAAACACAGactcctcccaatcctccaaaccAGCCTTTCATCCTGCTTACTCTGTTTCCAATGTCAAAAATTTCGTCCCAATCACCCTCGAAACCGAAAACGTTCATTATGCATCGTGGGCAGAATTATTTCTGAACACAGCACGAGCATTCGATGTCGCTGATCACATCGCTCCTCCTACGGGCGCTATTCTCAAAAAGGATGCTCAATGGGATCGTCTTGATGCCATTGTCAAGCAATGGATTTATAGTACCATATCCCTTGATCTCCTACACACGATCCTCGAACCAGGCGCCTCTGCTCAACAAGCCTGGGATCCCATCAAAGACATATTTAACGACAATAAGAATTCCCGTGCCGTCATGCTTGAACAACAATTTACCAATATTCACATGGATAACTACCCTAATGTGTCGTCTTACTGTCAGGCACTCAAAATGATCGCTGATCAGCTTTCTAATGTCGGAGCCCCGGTGTCTGAAACGCGTCTTGTGCTGCAACTTGTTACTCATCTCTCTGATGGCTACGATGGGATCGCTACAATTATTCAACAAAGCGATCCACTTCCGCCGTTCTACAAAGCCCGATCAATGCTCACTTTGGAAGAGACCAGGCGTGCTAAGGCTGCTGCTCCCTCCTCTGACACGGCGATCTTGTCTTCTCACGGGGACAGTGGTTCGGAGTCGGGAAATCGTTCTTCTTCAAATCAAGGTAAGGGTTCCTCAAATTCCcataattctaataataattcCAAGGGCAAGAACAAGGGGAACAATAACAGGGGATATTATAAAGGCAAACATGGTGGAGGAGGTAACCAGAATGGCTACAACAAATCCTCTTCACGCCATGGCCAGCAGCAGCAGAACACCGGTGCACCATCTTGGACGTGGGTCCCACTCTCTCCTTGGCAGCCGCAGCAGCAGCAAGGGTGGGGACCGCCTCCCTGTCCTTACCCCACCACGGGGTGGTCCTCTCAAGGCAACTCCAAGGGTATCCTTGGACCCAAGCCGCAGCAAGCTTTCGTTGCTCAACCAGGAAACATTGGAACGACTCCAGGGGCTTTCGTTCCGACGGATATCGCAGCAGCTATGCAGACTCTTACCCTTCAACAACCTGACGACAATTATTATATGGATACAGGGGCTTCGTCACACATGACTTCTCATGCGG GATCTCAAGACGGGGATGCCGATTATGAGAAGCCATAG